One window from the genome of Solea solea chromosome 2, fSolSol10.1, whole genome shotgun sequence encodes:
- the LOC131455670 gene encoding lanC-like protein 3 → MMENTRCFANRFSDYRGGLLPGQSVKVIAPTVVATVDKILKNVPIDFSDCDGGLYDGPAGVAYMLYHVSECPLFFQHREVYLKTAKQMIDLSVRYVDAEPDINMRAAFLLGGAGIYAVAAMIYKSMGLADFVKPLTKFRNLWEVCAPINFLECGSDELFVGRAGYLCAALVLRQKLGIEILSKDQIKSICQAIIESGKQYSRRKRKPFPLMYSYFGTEYLGAAHGLSSVLQMLLSYQDMLSSAEKDLVWQSIDFLMNQEQNCNWPAELGAIIERENELVHWCHGAPGVAYLFAKAYLINKRPQYLDTCIRSGELVWQKGLLKKGPGICHGVAGSAYVFLLLYRLTGNSKYIYRAQRFAEFLFTEEFKTGSHSVSSVFSLFEGLSGTVCFLVDLLQPDQAEFPLFSVFV, encoded by the exons ATGATGGAAAACACACGCTGCTTTGCGAACCGCTTCTCCGACTACAGAGGTGGGCTGCTGCCAGGCCAGAGCGTCAAGGTGATCGCGCCCACCGTGGTGGCCACCGTGGACAAAATCCTGAAGAATGTCCCCATCGACTTCAGCGACTGTGACGGAGGACTGTACGATGGACCAGCCGGGGTGGCGTACATGCTGTACCACGTCAGCGAGTGTCCGCTCTTCTTTCAGCACCGGGAGGTCTACTTGAAGACGGCCAAGCAGATGATTGACCTGTCGGTCAGATATGTGGACGCGGAGCCGGATATAAATATGCGCGCCGCCTTCCTGCTCGGCGGGGCGGGCATCTACGCGGTGGCCGCTATGATATACAAGTCCATGGGCTTGGCTGATTTCGTGAAGCCGCTCACGAAATTCCGCAACCTGTGGGAAGTTTGTGCGCCTATCAATTTTCTGGAATGCGGTTCGGATGAGCTGTTCGTAGGCCGGGCTGGTTACCTGTGCGCCGCCCTGGTTCTCAGACAGAAGCTGGGCATAGAG ATTCTCAGCAAGGATCAAATCAAATCTATTTGCCAGGCCATCATCGAGTCAGGTAAACAGTACtccaggaggaagaggaagcctTTCCCTCTCATGTACTCATACTTTGGCACCGAGTATCTTG GTGCAGCCCACGGCCTCTCGTCAGTGCTGCAGATGCTGCTGAGCTATCAGGACATGCTCAGTAGTGCAGAGAAAGACCTCGTGTGGCAAAGCATCGATTTTCTCATGAACCAGGAGCAGAACTGTAATTGGCCTGCAGAGCTGGGCGCCATCATTGAGAGAGAGAACGAACTGGTGCACTGGTGCCATGGAGCTCCTG GGGTGGCGTACCTGTTTGCAAAGGCCTATCTGATCAATAAAAGGCCCCAGTATCTGGACACGTGTATCCGCAGTGGGGAGCTCGTGTGGCAGAAAGGTTTGCTGAAGAAAGGGCCTGGGATTTGTCACGGAGTTGCTGGCAGTGCTTACGTTTTCCTCCTGCTCTATCGGCTCACAGGAAACTCAAAATACATCTACCGTGCTCAGAG GTTTGCGGAGTTCCTCTTCACTGAAGAGTTTAAGACCGGTTCCCACTCAGTGAGCAGTGTCTTCAGTCTGTTTGAAGGCTTATCTGGGACGGTTTGCTTCCTTGTTGACCTCCTGCAGCCGGACCAGGCAGAGTTCCCTCttttcagtgtctttgtgtga